GTCCGATGGAACGTAAAAGGTCGCGCACCGCAGCTGCTTGCGGCGAATTTGGACTACCTGCTGATCGTTACCACCCCCGACGAGCCGCCCTTTCGTCCCCGTTTTATCGATCGTGCGCTTGCGCAGGCCGAATACGCGGGCATAACGCCGGTCATCATCTGCAACAAATATGATCTGAAACCTGACACAGACGTGGAATACAGACTGAACAATTGGGAACAAATCGGTTATACCGTTCTCCGCGTATCCGCCAGAACGGGCGAAGGACTGCCGGCGCTCGCTGCTTTAATGGAAAACGCCTTATGCGCGCTGGTCGGCCAATCGGGCGTCGGCAAATCGAGTCTGATAAACGTCCTCGATTCGACCTGCGTGCTTAAAACCGGCAGCCTTTCCGAAAAATACGGGCGCGGCACGCACACGACGACGAAAGGTTCCCTCCTGCATATCACGCTGAACGAGTCGCTCGTCGGCGGCAGAAAAAACGCCGCCGCGTCCATCATCGACACGCCCGGAGTACGGCGCTTCGTACTGCACGACATTGAAGCGTGCGACCTCGCGCTGTATTTCAGGGAAATGAAGCCGCTGCTGGGAAAATGTTCGTTCGGGATGTCATGCGCGCACCGAAGTGAACCTGGCTGTAAAATACAGGAAGCGGTTTACGCGGGCGTTATCAGCGAAGAACGCTTTGAAAGCTGGGAACGCATCTGCGCGGAAATCAGCAGCGGCAGCTGGGAAGATTAGCGCATCACTGAGGCAAAAAGAGTATGAGCAATTCACCTGATACACGCGAAACGAATTTCGAGCCGAAAACGCTCGCACAGCTTGATTATTACCGCATCAGAAACGACGTTGCAGGCTGCTGCGTCAGCCAGGACGGTAAAACGGAACTGGAACAGCGGGACCCCCTTACCGACCGGGAAGAAATCGCGCGGCTGAAAGCGGAAGCGGCGGAATGGACCGTTTACTTGAATTCGGCCCGTGCGAGCGCACTTTCGTCGTGGGAACCGGTGCTCCGCCTGACCGATATGCTCGCGGTGGAAGGAGCCGCGCTTGAACTGGACGACGTACGCATGTTGAATACGTTCTGCACCGTTACCCTGCACGCGGCGCAGACCATCGCGCGCGCGGCCAAGGAACTGCCGCTGCCGCTGCTTGCGGACTTGGCTGCCCGGATTCCGGATACGGGACAACCCGCACAATTGATCGGCAGAATCATAGATCCCGCGGGGCAGCTGCGCGATCTGCCGGAACTGCGCGCAATCCGCGAACACATCGGCCGATTGCGGCGTGAAATAGATTCCCTCATCAGAAATTACACCGCGGATACCGCGCTCCGCGACACGCTGCAGTCCGACGTTCCCGTTCTGCGAGCCGACAGGCAAGTTCTCGCAGTTCGGGCCGGCAGCAAAAACAAAATCCGCGGCATCATTCACGAAGTTTCCCAAACCGGCCAAACCGTTTATATCGAACCGGACGACGTCGTCCGCAAAAACAACGACCTCGTTCAGGAACAATTCAAATTGGACGCGGAAATCAGACGGATTCTGCGCGACTTGACCGCGCAGCTGTCTCCGTTCAAAGACGATATCGTAAACGCACGACAGTGCATGATCCGGCTCGACGTAACGCACGCAGCCGCCCGCTGGGGAATCGAGCAGAAAGCCGTATTCGCAGCGGATACCGAAGCGCAGCCGGTGTTGGTACAGGCGCGGCATCCGCTGCTGGGAGCAAAAGCGGTGCCGATAGACCTCGCCTTTCCGAAAGACTGCCGCGTGCTGATCATCACCGGACCGAACACCGGCGGAAAAACGGTAACGCTCAAGACTGTCGCGCTGTTCACCCTGCTCAATCAAAGCGGATTTCCCGTTCCCGCAAAAGAAGGAACGCGGCTGCCGGTCCGCACCGGCGTGTTCGCCGACATCGGCGACGAACAGTCGCTCGATCAATCGCTTTCGACTTTTTCCGGTCACATGAAGAACATCGCGGACACGCTCACCCGCGCAGATTCCGACAGCCTCGTACTGCTCGACGAACTGGGCAGCGGCACCGATCCGCAGGAAGGCGGCGCTATAGCGATGGCGGTGCTCGACGCGCTCATAGAAAAACGTTCGTTCGTACTGGTAACGACCCACCACGGCGTGCTGAAAAACTACGGCTACACGCACCGCGCGTGCGTCAACGCTTCGGCGGAATTCGACGAAACGACGCTCGCGCCGACGTACCGTATCAGAACCGGTATTCCCGGCGAAAGCCGCGCGCTCGATATCGCACGCCGGAACGGATTGCCGCCGGAGGTTGTAGATAAAGCCGCTTCATACCTGATCAGCGAACAGGCCGACGTTTCGGCGATGATCCGCGGACTGACGGCGAAACACGAAGCCGCCGATCTGCTCGAAAAACAGCTGCGCCAGGACCAGCAGCGGCTCCGGGAACAGCGCCGCGCCGCCGATCTGAAATCCCTCCGCCTGAAACAGACCGAATGGGAACTCGCACACGAAGGCAATCGCGAAACGCGCCGGTTTCTGGAAGAAAGCCGCAAAATGCTTGAAAATCTGGTGCGGGAACTGCGTGAAGGCGAAATTACCCGCGAAAAGACCCGCGCGGTAAAGCGGTTCATTACCGAACTGGCGCAGAACGTTCAGGAGCGCGGCGACTTGCTCGACGAACAGGAAGAATCGCTCGCACGCGAACAGGCGGCGTTTACCGAACGGGAAAAACAGTATGAAACGGCAGCCGCAAAACCGCCGCATACGGCGAAAAAAAGACTGAAAAACGCCGACGCGTTCGCCGCCGCAAAATCCGCCGCTCAGGACGGGCAAGCGTTCGGTACCCGAACGGACGACAGCCGGAGCCTTCCCGGCTTTGAAGCGGGAACGGAAGTGCTGACCGGATCGGCGAACCGCCGCGGCACGCTGCTGCGGAAATCGGGTAAAAACAGCTGGATTGTCCAAGTAGGCAGTATGAAACTGACGCTTAAAGAAAAAGATTTGACGCCGGTCGCACCGCATGCCGCAGAAAAACCGTCGGTTACCGTCGATTTTGCTGCGGAAACCTCATCAGGATACGGTGAAACCGGAAAAGCGGAGGACGACGCGGGCCGGGATGCACGGAACCGAAACGACGCAGTGCCTGCGTTTGAATTGCGGCTGCTTGGAATGCGGTATGAAGAAGCGGTTAAAGCGCTCGAAAGGCAGCTCGATCTTGCAAGCATACGGGGACTGCACGATTTTTCGATTATTCACGGAAAAGGAAGCGGCGTGCTGCAGCAAGCCGTACAGGATTATCTTGCCCATTATCCGGGCGTCGCGGAATTTCATTTTGCCCGGCCGGAAGACGGCGGTACCGGTAAAACGTACGTGCACTTGGATACGAACTGAAAGTTTCCGCAAAAAAAAACCGCCTGTTCTCAAAACGGGCGGCTTCAATATTACGCGATTACGGCCGGACTCACCGTCCGGCGGCAAACCGCGTAACCGTTTATTCTTTTATCAGTAAATTATACGCTTCCATCGGCGTTTTTACGGCGAGCAATGCGTCGCGCAGTTCGCGGTTTTTCAGTTTCGAGCTGAAAAACGACAACGTCTGCAGATAATACGAATGCTGATTATACGCGGCGGCAATCATGAACAGCAGCCGAACCGGCGTGTCGTCAATCGTCTGAAAATCGATGATATCGGTTTTGCTGATACCTACGGACATGACCAAATCGGTAACCGAAGACAGGCGCACGTGCGGAATCGCAATACCGCTGCCGATCGCAGTAGACATCAAATCTTCACGTTTCAGTATTTCGACCGCCAATTCCTGCGCGTATTTTACCTGCGGCGCAGTGCTCAAATTATTTGCCAGTTCAACCAGCGCGTCGTGTTTCGTCGAATGATTCAGGAAAACAATGCGGTCGGGCGACAATATATTTTTGACCTGAACGGCCGTGCTGTGCGATACGGGCTTCGTTCCCGAAGACAAACGGTCGTTCACCCATTTTTCGATTTCGGATTTTTTAAATCGCCATACGGTACCGATCTTACCGGAAGGGATTTCCCCTTTCTGAGCCCAGTCATATACGGTGCGTTCCGAAACACGCAAATATTTAGCAACTTCTTCTATTGTAAGTATATCGTCGTCCACGACTTTCTCCTTATGCAGTAAAACAGTACCGTTTACGTTCTTATTTTGCATTGTTTACGCTTTTATGTCAAGGCTTACGCCGCGTTATTGAACCAATTCGTGCAGGGAATCGTACGGGTACAAAGCGCCGAGCGTCGTGGAAACGAGTTCGTCTTCATTACTGCCGAAAAAAACCGGCGTTTCAGGCGGCGCGAATTCGGTGAGCACCTGCCGGCAAGCGCCGCACGGACCGACCGGATAATCGGAACGGGGCGTAGCGATAGCCAGCGCTTTAAATGTCGTATGACCGGCGGCAATCGCCGTAAACACCGCCGTCCGTTCGGCACAGTTGGTAAGACCGAACGAGCGGTTTTCTATATTGGCACCGGTAACGACGGTTCCGTCGCTCAGCAATAAGGCGGCTCCCACCGGAAAATGCGAATACGGCGAATATGATTTTTCAGCAGCCCGGAGCGCAGCCCGATAAAACGCGCGTATCTGATCTTTTTCCATAATTACTCCCATAACAATACACAGCCCGAATCGCCGTGAAGCGCGGCATGACAGCCGGAAGGCGGCAGCGGAACAAGGCGACCTCTTTACAAATACCTTTCATTATTATACCATAAATATATGAAATTTAAAGGAAGTGTCCGTTTTTTTATTATCACCGGATGTATTTTTTTGCTCGTATATATGGTCGCGGCAGTCAGACCGCTCGGCTCGGAACTGCAGTTGATTCCCTGCTGGACGATATCCGTTACCGAACATGTTCCGGTACCGGACGCACCGCCGCTACCGGCGGAAACTGCGCTCATACCGTTTAAGCTCGGCCAAAACATGGGATATTTTACACCGGACGGAACCGTTGCCGTTCTGGAAAGTTTTCCGTTTAAAGCAGCAATCTCACCGGTATACCGGGCGGCGTACGGTCCGGACGCGGTGAACATTCCGTTTTACACGCCTGACCGGCTTGAACCGGCTGCAGTTATCGGCGGAAGCGGCTTTCCCTTTTTCGATGAGGAGCGAATTTTCCTTTTCATGCCGGGCGGAGCTTCGCTCGCGCAGTACGACGCCTCCGGCGCCAAAAAGTGGCAGTTTGAAGGATACGTGCCTATCGTTGCGTTCGCCTCATCCGCCGCCGGCTGCGCCGCAGGATACGCGGACGGAACGGTAATCGTATTCGACGCGGACGGAACGGTCAAACAGACGTTCGTTCCCGGCGGCAGCGACTATCCGATCATTCTGGGCGTCGACATTACCGAATCGGGCACACAGATCGCCTGCGTTTCGGGAATAGACCGGCAGCGCTTCGTTTTGACGCAGGAAAAGGACGGCATCAGCAAGATCGTGTTTCATACGTATCTGAACGGCAATATGCGCAGTCCGGCGCTCGTCCGATTCAACAAAGCCGGCAGCACCGTGTTTTACGCTTGCACGGACGGGCTCGGCATCGTCGACTGCGCAACGTTCAAAAATAAAATCATTGCGCTCCCCGGAACGATTCTTGCCGTTGAAGAAACGCAGATTCCCGGCGTAGTCTGCGTACTGGCAAAGGAAAAATCGACATATTCGGTTTATATTGTCGAACAGTTCGGCAATCTGATCGGACACTTTTCGTTTACGGCCGACTATGCGTTTATCGATACCGACGCGGATTCCCTGTACGTGGGCAGAAACGACACGATTTCACGAATCAGACTGGAACGAAAATGAACCGACGCGCGAAGAGGAGTTTGACATGAAAAAATTTTACCGGACAATCCGGCTTTTTACCGTTCTGAGCGGCGTTTTGCTGAGTATACACGCCGCTGCCGCTTTCGACTGGCCGCAAACGCCGGTATACGCCGATTCGTTTTATTCGCTATTCGGACAGCTGCGCGGAACGGTGTTCGGCACGTCGCTCATCTTTACCGAACCGGAAGAAATTACCGCTGCGGGCGACGGAATCGTGCTCGTTGAAATCGGCGGCGAATCGGGTGAGATGGGCTGGTTCGATTCACCGCTCGGAAACACAGTGATCGTCGCGCACAACGATAAACTGCTGAGCGTATACGCGAATCTCGAAACGGTTGCGCTCGACGATCAGGCGGAACAGGTGTCGATCGGCACGCCGCTCGGAAAAAGCGGCAGTTCCGGCTGGCAGCAGGGAAAAAGCAGTCTCGAATTTCAAATCGTAGATACTAAAAACAAAACGGTTATAAATCCGCGGATGCTCATGCCGCATATGGAAGCGGAACAGCCGCTCAGATTGGCGGGCATCACGGCGGTCAGCAAGCAGGGTGAGGTGTTCGACCTGCGGGTCAGACGTACGCTCCCGTCCGGAGTTTACCTGCTCTATAGGGAACGGCCGAATACCGTCATGCCGTACAAAACGATCGTTTCGGTCAACGGCGCGGCCGTGGAAACGATCACGTTCGACATGCTGAACCGGAACGGAAACCGGATCGGCGTCATGGGCAAAAAAAATTACCCGGTGGAAGCGGTTTATCCCGACAACACCCGGCAGCTGCTGGCGGAAGTGACGTTTTCCCGCGGAAAAAACACGCTGACCGTAACGGCGGCGGACATAAACGGAACGGAATATCCGCTGACGTACATCCTCGACATAAAATAAAACCGCCGCCGACCGATGCCGCCGAAAAGCGGTTTCAGTACGAGCGGCGATGCAACGGTGCGGACGCTACCGGAGCTGCCGAAAAGCCCGGCGCGTTTGCGCCGATCTCAATCCGGTCATTTACCGTATAAATGTTCAAATTCGTGCATTTTTTCCATCGCGCGTTTTTTACACTGACCGCAGCCGGTGCCGATTTTCGTACGGGACTGCAAGTCTTCCCAAGTACGGTCGCCGGCTTTATACGCTTCTTCAAGATCGCGATCCGTTACGTTCAGACACGTACAGATAACTTCAACCTGTTCCTGGCCGGATAAAGACGGTTTTCCGTTCTTCGACAGATAATCGTCGATCGCCGAACGAAGCGCTTTGTCGCCCAGAACCGAGCAGTGTATCTTATTCGGCGGCAAACCGCCCAGCCGCGCCACGATATCCTGCGGCCGCAGTTTGTACGCTTCCTGAATCTTCATGCCTTTAACGGCCTCGGACAGAATCGAAGTCGACGCGATCGCACTCGCGCAGCCGTACGTCTTCCATCTGATATCCTGAATCACATCGTCTTTTATCCGCAGCAGAATCAGCATCTGATCTCCGCACTGTATGTTGCCGACGATTCCGCGGCCGTCGCACGGCCATTCGGATTCTTCGCCCATCAGCACGTTTTTGGGATTCATAAAATGTTCTTTAACCACATCGGAATACAACCATTCGTCCATATATGCTCCTATTTACGCAACTGTTACTTACCGTACGACACGGTGGACATTTTCCGCAGTTTTTCAATAACCGGCGGGAATGTCTTCAAAATATATTCGATATGAGATTCCGTACTGTATTTGCCGAAACTGAACCGGATCGAACCGTGTGCCAGTTCCGGGCCGAGTCCCGTCGCCAGCAGAACGTGCGACGGTTCGAGACTCGCCGACGCGCACGCGGATCCCGTTGAAGCCGAAACGCCCAGCAGATCCAGATGCAGCAGAATCGCCTCGCCTTCCGCACCGGGGAACGACACGTCGAGCGTGTTCGGCAACACCTTTTCCGGATGACCGTTTATTTTTATACCGGGCACGGAAGCAAGCAGTCCGTCGCGGAATTTATCGCGGAGCGCGCGGGTGTGCCGGCCGTATTCGTCAAGTTCCGCAAGCGCGAGTTCCGCCGCGAAGCCGTACGCCGCGATCGCCGGGCCGTTGTACGTTCCGGCGCGCAGACCGTGTTCCTGATGCCCGCCGCGGATAAGCGGTTCTATCGGACAGCCCCTTTTGACAAACAGCGCGCCGATTCCTTTCGGCGCGTAAATTTTATGTCCGGAAAACGTCGCGTAATCGACGTCCCAGTCTTTGACGTCCACGGGAATTTTTCCCGCAGCCTGCACCGCGTCCGTATGGAACAGCGCCCCCGCTTCGTGCGCACGGCGGCATAACGTTTTGATATCCTGAATCGTACCGATTTCATTGTTCGCCGTCATGACGGAGACGAGCAGCGGTTTTTTCGCGAGCGCGGCTTCATACGCATCCGCTTTTACGATTCCGTCGCCGTCGACGGGCAAATAGATCACTT
This sequence is a window from Treponema brennaborense DSM 12168. Protein-coding genes within it:
- the rsgA gene encoding ribosome small subunit-dependent GTPase A, with the protein product MQGTVLNGSNNVFAVECDDGVIRHCSIKGKKLKDSQGYYNPLAPGDRAEIQPDELDEESGQILSLVPRKNEFVRWNVKGRAPQLLAANLDYLLIVTTPDEPPFRPRFIDRALAQAEYAGITPVIICNKYDLKPDTDVEYRLNNWEQIGYTVLRVSARTGEGLPALAALMENALCALVGQSGVGKSSLINVLDSTCVLKTGSLSEKYGRGTHTTTKGSLLHITLNESLVGGRKNAAASIIDTPGVRRFVLHDIEACDLALYFREMKPLLGKCSFGMSCAHRSEPGCKIQEAVYAGVISEERFESWERICAEISSGSWED
- a CDS encoding endonuclease MutS2; this encodes MSNSPDTRETNFEPKTLAQLDYYRIRNDVAGCCVSQDGKTELEQRDPLTDREEIARLKAEAAEWTVYLNSARASALSSWEPVLRLTDMLAVEGAALELDDVRMLNTFCTVTLHAAQTIARAAKELPLPLLADLAARIPDTGQPAQLIGRIIDPAGQLRDLPELRAIREHIGRLRREIDSLIRNYTADTALRDTLQSDVPVLRADRQVLAVRAGSKNKIRGIIHEVSQTGQTVYIEPDDVVRKNNDLVQEQFKLDAEIRRILRDLTAQLSPFKDDIVNARQCMIRLDVTHAAARWGIEQKAVFAADTEAQPVLVQARHPLLGAKAVPIDLAFPKDCRVLIITGPNTGGKTVTLKTVALFTLLNQSGFPVPAKEGTRLPVRTGVFADIGDEQSLDQSLSTFSGHMKNIADTLTRADSDSLVLLDELGSGTDPQEGGAIAMAVLDALIEKRSFVLVTTHHGVLKNYGYTHRACVNASAEFDETTLAPTYRIRTGIPGESRALDIARRNGLPPEVVDKAASYLISEQADVSAMIRGLTAKHEAADLLEKQLRQDQQRLREQRRAADLKSLRLKQTEWELAHEGNRETRRFLEESRKMLENLVRELREGEITREKTRAVKRFITELAQNVQERGDLLDEQEESLAREQAAFTEREKQYETAAAKPPHTAKKRLKNADAFAAAKSAAQDGQAFGTRTDDSRSLPGFEAGTEVLTGSANRRGTLLRKSGKNSWIVQVGSMKLTLKEKDLTPVAPHAAEKPSVTVDFAAETSSGYGETGKAEDDAGRDARNRNDAVPAFELRLLGMRYEEAVKALERQLDLASIRGLHDFSIIHGKGSGVLQQAVQDYLAHYPGVAEFHFARPEDGGTGKTYVHLDTN
- a CDS encoding PTS sugar transporter subunit IIA; amino-acid sequence: MDDDILTIEEVAKYLRVSERTVYDWAQKGEIPSGKIGTVWRFKKSEIEKWVNDRLSSGTKPVSHSTAVQVKNILSPDRIVFLNHSTKHDALVELANNLSTAPQVKYAQELAVEILKREDLMSTAIGSGIAIPHVRLSSVTDLVMSVGISKTDIIDFQTIDDTPVRLLFMIAAAYNQHSYYLQTLSFFSSKLKNRELRDALLAVKTPMEAYNLLIKE
- a CDS encoding cytidine deaminase; this translates as MEKDQIRAFYRAALRAAEKSYSPYSHFPVGAALLLSDGTVVTGANIENRSFGLTNCAERTAVFTAIAAGHTTFKALAIATPRSDYPVGPCGACRQVLTEFAPPETPVFFGSNEDELVSTTLGALYPYDSLHELVQ
- a CDS encoding M23 family metallopeptidase, whose product is MKKFYRTIRLFTVLSGVLLSIHAAAAFDWPQTPVYADSFYSLFGQLRGTVFGTSLIFTEPEEITAAGDGIVLVEIGGESGEMGWFDSPLGNTVIVAHNDKLLSVYANLETVALDDQAEQVSIGTPLGKSGSSGWQQGKSSLEFQIVDTKNKTVINPRMLMPHMEAEQPLRLAGITAVSKQGEVFDLRVRRTLPSGVYLLYRERPNTVMPYKTIVSVNGAAVETITFDMLNRNGNRIGVMGKKNYPVEAVYPDNTRQLLAEVTFSRGKNTLTVTAADINGTEYPLTYILDIK
- a CDS encoding iron-sulfur cluster assembly scaffold protein; the protein is MDEWLYSDVVKEHFMNPKNVLMGEESEWPCDGRGIVGNIQCGDQMLILLRIKDDVIQDIRWKTYGCASAIASTSILSEAVKGMKIQEAYKLRPQDIVARLGGLPPNKIHCSVLGDKALRSAIDDYLSKNGKPSLSGQEQVEVICTCLNVTDRDLEEAYKAGDRTWEDLQSRTKIGTGCGQCKKRAMEKMHEFEHLYGK
- a CDS encoding cysteine desulfurase family protein; protein product: MERIYLDYNATTPLSHEVRDFYVAELNKYANGSSLHEDGRVVAHDIEKARAQVAALIHADAAEIIFTSGGSESNNTVFNTMVQLGKKRGRNVVVTTTIEHPCVLESSKRLAEQFGMEVIYLPVDGDGIVKADAYEAALAKKPLLVSVMTANNEIGTIQDIKTLCRRAHEAGALFHTDAVQAAGKIPVDVKDWDVDYATFSGHKIYAPKGIGALFVKRGCPIEPLIRGGHQEHGLRAGTYNGPAIAAYGFAAELALAELDEYGRHTRALRDKFRDGLLASVPGIKINGHPEKVLPNTLDVSFPGAEGEAILLHLDLLGVSASTGSACASASLEPSHVLLATGLGPELAHGSIRFSFGKYSTESHIEYILKTFPPVIEKLRKMSTVSYGK